The following are from one region of the Anaeropeptidivorans aminofermentans genome:
- a CDS encoding C45 family autoproteolytic acyltransferase/hydolase → MRKFQLIEVKAKTAYERGFQYGEQAKDKIKASVEDYRILFGETSTMSWSEIQNYALDFVPISEKFIPEVVEEAKGIAAGAGVSLEDVMVLNARYEITKFPKPNECTSFSVLPEATKHKGTYVGQNWDYRVGIMDNIVMVHIEEENGTRIFGLAEAGQVIRNGFNSNGIGLCANNLQSCYDKKGLGIPVTFLRRQVLSSKTFEEAKDWLVNAERSVSCNFMLASKDGKAIDVEAYPKGADILEPKAGILTHANHFVHRPEIHALEFSPRGNRLYEKLAEKTGEIDIAYIAECLSDHENYPKALCRHPSDVSVRLGRRGITVAGVIYDFENETAYVCAGPPCEGEFIPYKL, encoded by the coding sequence ATGAGAAAATTTCAGCTGATAGAGGTAAAGGCCAAAACGGCTTATGAAAGGGGATTCCAATACGGTGAGCAAGCGAAGGACAAAATAAAGGCTTCCGTAGAAGATTATAGAATTCTTTTTGGCGAAACCAGTACCATGAGCTGGAGTGAAATACAAAACTACGCTCTTGATTTCGTTCCTATATCGGAAAAGTTTATTCCCGAAGTTGTTGAAGAAGCAAAGGGGATTGCCGCCGGTGCAGGCGTAAGCCTTGAAGATGTAATGGTTCTTAACGCCAGATACGAAATTACAAAGTTTCCAAAGCCTAACGAATGTACATCTTTTTCTGTTCTTCCCGAAGCGACAAAGCATAAAGGAACTTATGTAGGGCAGAACTGGGACTACAGAGTAGGCATAATGGATAATATCGTTATGGTTCATATAGAAGAGGAAAACGGAACGAGAATATTCGGCCTTGCGGAGGCAGGGCAAGTCATAAGAAACGGATTTAATTCAAACGGAATAGGCCTGTGTGCCAACAATCTTCAGTCTTGCTATGATAAAAAGGGCCTTGGTATACCCGTTACCTTTTTAAGAAGACAAGTGCTGTCCAGCAAAACTTTTGAAGAAGCAAAGGACTGGCTGGTTAATGCTGAAAGGTCCGTATCCTGTAATTTCATGCTTGCGTCCAAAGACGGAAAAGCCATAGATGTGGAAGCCTATCCAAAAGGCGCAGATATTCTGGAGCCTAAGGCAGGAATCCTTACCCATGCAAACCATTTTGTTCACAGGCCGGAAATACACGCCCTTGAGTTCAGCCCGAGAGGAAATAGGCTTTATGAAAAGCTTGCAGAAAAGACCGGAGAAATAGATATCGCTTATATCGCTGAATGCTTAAGCGATCATGAAAACTATCCCAAAGCTTTATGCAGGCATCCTTCGGATGTTTCTGTAAGGCTTGGACGAAGAGGCATCACCGTGGCTGGAGTTATATATGATTTTGAAAACGAAACGGCCTATGTATGTGCAGGTCCGCCATGTGAAGGAGAGTTTATTCCCTATAAGCTTTAG
- a CDS encoding C45 family autoproteolytic acyltransferase/hydolase — MLSFQVVKLTADTPFERGVQYGEQAKEKIIAGVDSYREIFRQTMDSSWESIKKYTRHFIEYLEKELPDILMEAKGIAKGAEVDLEDIMVLNCRYEITKFPFIPECTTCAVLPEAAEGNKTYLVKNWDYRAGIIDNIVILHIENSNGTEIIGLAEAGQLIREGFNSNGVGIVNNALKSKNDNTKIGIPVTFLRRRVLDSKTYAEAKEYIENAKREVSNNILIASKDGEALDMEVHPLGVEKIEPVKGIITHANHFVAKREINDGEESPRDERLKALLMKHHGSINVDIIKQALADHENYPKAICRHPADASLPLFRRSMTVAAMIVDFEESTVHICAGPPCEGEFKAFKLNKKM, encoded by the coding sequence ATGTTAAGCTTTCAAGTTGTAAAATTAACTGCCGACACGCCCTTTGAAAGAGGCGTACAGTATGGGGAGCAGGCAAAGGAAAAGATTATAGCAGGAGTAGATTCCTATAGGGAGATATTCCGCCAGACAATGGATTCGAGCTGGGAAAGCATAAAAAAATATACAAGGCATTTTATTGAATATCTTGAGAAAGAGCTTCCGGATATACTTATGGAAGCCAAAGGAATTGCCAAAGGCGCCGAGGTTGATTTAGAGGATATCATGGTGCTCAATTGCAGATATGAGATTACAAAGTTTCCTTTTATTCCGGAATGTACCACCTGCGCAGTGCTTCCGGAGGCGGCGGAAGGAAATAAGACCTATCTTGTTAAGAATTGGGATTATCGCGCAGGCATAATAGATAATATCGTAATCCTTCATATTGAAAACAGCAACGGAACAGAGATTATAGGTCTTGCAGAAGCAGGGCAGCTTATCAGAGAAGGCTTTAATTCAAACGGAGTGGGCATCGTAAATAATGCCTTAAAATCTAAAAACGACAATACGAAGATAGGAATACCCGTTACCTTTTTAAGGCGCAGGGTGTTAGACTCAAAGACTTATGCCGAAGCCAAGGAATATATAGAAAACGCAAAAAGAGAGGTTTCCAATAATATCCTTATTGCTTCAAAAGACGGAGAAGCGCTTGATATGGAAGTCCATCCCCTTGGGGTTGAAAAAATAGAGCCGGTAAAGGGAATTATTACCCATGCAAATCATTTTGTAGCTAAAAGAGAAATAAACGACGGAGAGGAAAGCCCGAGAGACGAGAGGCTCAAAGCGCTTTTAATGAAGCATCATGGGTCCATAAATGTGGATATAATAAAACAGGCTCTTGCAGACCATGAGAATTATCCAAAAGCTATCTGCAGGCATCCCGCAGATGCAAGCCTTCCCCTTTTCAGAAGAAGCATGACGGTTGCGGCAATGATAGTGGACTTTGAAGAATCTACTGTTCATATATGCGCAGGGCCTCCGTGTGAAGGAGAATTTAAAGCGTTTAAGCTTAATAAAAAGATGTAA
- a CDS encoding ABC transporter substrate-binding protein: MKKNSLRFSSMFLVLIMIVSSLAGCGNKQSEANKESASSSPQAQAEKPSESPAGKKEDTKKESTAKDTLIVVTENEPSKVSTHDHNILASDYINEMTHNGLFRRNMELEPVPDMVDTYEAVTDIEWIMKLKEGIKFHDGSVVTAEDVKATLDFTKTFPECKLYTSSIVSVEVIDDLTVKIITDGPKAQLLSDLAHHANYILPKQLIDSGNDFNKNPIGTGPYKFVKWTYGEVIELEAFDDYFDTEKKASIPKIEWKVVPEASSRTIALESGLADLIIEVGSSDIKRLQENPEVEVIVKPGTGYFFLMLNNEKPPFDNVLVRKALNAGIDKDAIVAVALEGLADPAVSQTPPIFKGTSLEHTDTYDPEKAKAYFEESGVDPKTIELEIIVTGDETRRAAEVIQSNLIEFGVTINITNMDNATALQNEFAGNYVGAIGSYTTFSLLSYLGGVFHSRQYNASNRTRTVVPEIDNFIDTASITIDPVERESLLNQCSSFVNNLTPLVPLYQNTVKRAYNANLKNFDVTPVGMMRLNEVSWE, translated from the coding sequence ATGAAAAAGAATAGTTTAAGATTTTCAAGCATGTTTTTGGTTCTTATTATGATTGTTTCTTCTCTGGCCGGCTGCGGAAATAAACAATCAGAAGCAAACAAGGAAAGCGCCTCATCTTCTCCGCAAGCCCAAGCCGAAAAGCCTTCTGAAAGCCCTGCTGGAAAGAAGGAAGATACCAAAAAGGAAAGCACAGCAAAAGATACCCTTATTGTAGTTACTGAAAACGAGCCTTCCAAAGTAAGCACTCATGACCATAATATCCTCGCTTCCGACTACATAAATGAAATGACCCATAACGGTCTTTTTAGAAGGAATATGGAATTAGAACCTGTTCCCGATATGGTAGATACATATGAAGCGGTTACAGATATTGAATGGATTATGAAGCTTAAAGAAGGAATTAAATTCCATGATGGTTCCGTAGTAACCGCCGAGGACGTAAAGGCAACCCTTGATTTTACTAAAACATTTCCCGAATGCAAGCTCTATACAAGTTCTATCGTAAGCGTTGAGGTCATAGACGACCTTACTGTAAAAATCATCACCGACGGGCCTAAGGCACAGCTTTTATCCGACCTTGCCCACCACGCCAACTATATTCTTCCAAAACAACTCATCGACTCAGGCAATGACTTTAATAAAAATCCCATAGGAACCGGCCCTTATAAATTTGTAAAATGGACTTACGGTGAAGTAATCGAGCTTGAAGCTTTTGACGATTATTTCGATACCGAAAAAAAGGCCTCTATTCCTAAAATAGAGTGGAAGGTAGTTCCCGAGGCTTCCTCAAGAACCATTGCCCTTGAATCCGGCCTTGCAGATTTAATTATAGAAGTAGGCTCAAGCGATATTAAAAGGCTTCAGGAAAACCCCGAGGTTGAAGTAATTGTAAAGCCCGGAACAGGTTACTTTTTCTTAATGCTTAATAATGAGAAGCCGCCTTTTGATAATGTTCTTGTAAGAAAGGCCTTAAACGCCGGAATAGATAAGGACGCCATTGTTGCCGTTGCCCTTGAGGGTCTTGCAGACCCTGCCGTAAGCCAGACCCCTCCAATATTTAAAGGTACTTCTTTAGAGCACACAGATACTTATGACCCTGAAAAAGCCAAAGCCTATTTTGAAGAATCCGGCGTAGACCCTAAGACCATAGAGCTTGAAATTATAGTTACCGGCGATGAAACAAGAAGGGCGGCGGAAGTTATTCAGTCAAACCTTATTGAATTCGGCGTAACGATAAACATCACCAATATGGATAATGCAACAGCACTCCAAAATGAATTCGCAGGTAATTATGTAGGCGCCATCGGAAGCTATACAACTTTTTCACTGCTTTCTTATTTAGGCGGCGTATTCCATTCCCGTCAATATAATGCCTCTAACAGAACCCGTACAGTCGTACCTGAAATAGATAATTTCATCGACACCGCAAGCATCACCATAGACCCAGTAGAAAGAGAAAGTCTCTTAAATCAGTGTTCAAGCTTTGTAAATAACCTTACTCCTCTCGTGCCTCTTTACCAGAACACAGTAAAAAGAGCATATAACGCAAATCTTAAAAACTTTGACGTAACACCGGTAGGTATGATGAGGCTTAACGAGGTAAGCTGGGAGTAA
- a CDS encoding HD domain-containing protein, translating into MSLNKIMGIMIDYYKDVRYIEHALKVYSYSAGIGGSENLDDDEMLMLLSAALLHDIGIPNAIKIHGSGKGPYQEKEGALLVPGMLKEAGVENPVAIERIKWLVGHHHTEELAETDKLLQILMEADYLVNIAEGRHPEYDPYEIRERFFKTAAGKEYITNIFNLENKNI; encoded by the coding sequence ATGAGCTTAAATAAAATAATGGGTATTATGATTGATTATTATAAGGATGTAAGATATATAGAACATGCCCTTAAGGTTTATTCTTATTCCGCAGGAATAGGCGGTTCTGAAAACTTAGATGATGATGAAATGCTGATGCTCCTTTCCGCCGCCTTATTGCATGATATAGGCATACCCAATGCAATAAAGATTCACGGTTCAGGGAAAGGGCCTTATCAGGAAAAGGAAGGGGCATTGCTTGTGCCGGGCATGCTGAAAGAAGCAGGGGTGGAAAATCCGGTGGCCATAGAAAGAATAAAATGGCTTGTAGGCCATCACCATACGGAAGAGCTTGCAGAAACAGATAAGCTTCTTCAGATACTTATGGAAGCCGATTATCTTGTAAACATCGCTGAGGGCAGGCATCCGGAATATGACCCTTATGAAATAAGAGAGCGGTTCTTTAAAACCGCCGCAGGAAAGGAATATATAACAAATATATTTAATTTGGAAAATAAGAACATATAA
- the aroA gene encoding 3-phosphoshikimate 1-carboxyvinyltransferase, which produces MDIRIHPGKTIKGSINIPGDKSISHRSIMLGAIAKGITEIEGFLMGEDCLSTISCFKKMGIDIHITPEKVIVKGNGMKGLKAPESILDVGNSGTTIRLIMGILSAQNFTSVITGDSSIQKRPMDRVAIPLKEMGAKIIGKGNTTLAPLTIEGAPLKGIEYTLPVASAQVKSSIILAGIYAQEKTIITEPSLTRDHTEIMLSSFGASIGREGNKIIVNPAEELTGQKISVPGDISSAAYFIAAASILEGSDVLIKNVGVNPTRTGIIKALKEMGADISLLNERNLSGEAVADIRVRYTPLKGITLSGDIIPLMIDEIPVFAVAALFAEGKTIIKDAQELKVKESNRIAAMVTELKKMGANIEETPDGMIIEGGFNLKGASVESYNDHRIAMSLAIAALKAQGASTIINGSCTDISFPGFYGILENVITVK; this is translated from the coding sequence TTGGACATTAGGATTCATCCAGGAAAAACTATAAAAGGCAGCATAAACATTCCAGGAGATAAAAGCATATCCCATAGAAGCATTATGCTTGGCGCAATCGCCAAGGGCATAACTGAAATCGAAGGCTTTCTCATGGGCGAGGACTGTCTTTCTACCATAAGCTGTTTTAAAAAAATGGGAATAGATATCCATATTACCCCTGAAAAGGTAATTGTAAAGGGCAATGGAATGAAGGGCTTAAAAGCGCCTGAATCCATTCTTGACGTAGGCAACAGCGGAACAACCATACGGCTTATAATGGGTATTTTATCCGCTCAGAATTTCACTTCGGTAATCACTGGAGATAGCTCCATTCAAAAACGCCCTATGGATAGGGTAGCTATTCCTCTTAAGGAAATGGGAGCGAAAATTATAGGAAAAGGTAATACAACCCTTGCCCCCCTCACTATAGAAGGCGCTCCTTTAAAGGGGATAGAATACACTTTGCCTGTTGCAAGCGCCCAGGTAAAAAGCAGCATTATCCTTGCCGGCATCTATGCCCAGGAAAAAACTATAATTACTGAGCCAAGCCTTACAAGAGACCATACGGAAATCATGCTTTCTTCCTTTGGTGCTTCTATTGGCCGGGAAGGCAATAAAATAATTGTAAACCCTGCCGAAGAGCTTACAGGGCAGAAGATTTCCGTTCCCGGGGATATTTCATCGGCGGCTTACTTTATTGCTGCGGCTTCTATCCTGGAAGGCTCCGATGTCCTTATAAAAAATGTAGGCGTAAATCCTACAAGAACAGGTATAATCAAAGCCCTTAAAGAAATGGGCGCAGATATATCCCTTTTAAACGAAAGAAATCTTTCGGGCGAAGCCGTTGCAGATATTCGGGTAAGATATACGCCTTTAAAGGGTATTACCCTTTCAGGAGACATCATTCCCCTTATGATAGACGAAATCCCTGTATTTGCTGTTGCGGCTCTTTTTGCAGAAGGAAAAACCATAATAAAAGATGCTCAGGAGCTTAAAGTAAAGGAATCCAATAGAATAGCCGCAATGGTTACGGAGCTTAAAAAAATGGGTGCAAATATAGAAGAAACCCCTGACGGCATGATAATAGAAGGCGGTTTTAATCTTAAAGGAGCTTCTGTGGAAAGCTATAACGACCACCGTATCGCCATGAGCCTTGCCATTGCCGCCCTGAAAGCCCAAGGTGCATCAACAATCATAAACGGAAGCTGTACGGATATCTCCTTCCCTGGTTTTTATGGGATATTGGAAAATGTAATTACAGTAAAATAG
- a CDS encoding prephenate dehydrogenase codes for MKINKIGIAGLGLIGGSLAKAVKKYITGAEIVAYNRNPEPLIAALKEGIIDQYTTSIDYSFSGCNIIFICTPVGTLKEIAGALFSYAGKDCIITDVGSTKANVFKEISAIEGINYIGGHPMAGSEKIGYGAANADLFKNARYIITPMESTLSSHIELLKAFIETIGAVPVTLNPDIHDYAVGAISHVPHVIASSIVNTVERLDNDGTIRTLAAGGFKDITRIASSSPLVWASISMENKEKIIALLDEFEKEIHLYKNFLANDNYTEVETFFSKAKAYRDKFISEQEDSFNHIT; via the coding sequence ATGAAAATAAATAAAATCGGAATCGCCGGCCTTGGGCTTATTGGCGGCTCTTTGGCAAAGGCCGTGAAAAAATACATAACAGGAGCTGAAATCGTCGCCTATAACAGAAACCCTGAGCCGCTTATAGCCGCCTTAAAGGAAGGAATCATCGATCAGTATACAACTTCTATAGATTATAGCTTTTCAGGCTGCAATATTATATTTATATGCACTCCCGTAGGAACCCTTAAAGAAATAGCCGGCGCATTATTCTCTTATGCAGGCAAAGACTGCATTATAACCGACGTAGGAAGCACAAAAGCAAATGTGTTTAAGGAAATATCCGCTATAGAAGGTATCAATTACATTGGGGGCCACCCCATGGCAGGCTCTGAAAAAATAGGATACGGCGCCGCAAATGCCGACCTTTTTAAAAATGCCCGTTATATCATTACGCCTATGGAAAGTACGCTTTCTTCTCATATAGAGCTGCTTAAAGCTTTTATAGAAACCATTGGGGCTGTTCCTGTGACTTTAAACCCTGATATTCATGATTACGCGGTGGGGGCCATAAGCCACGTTCCCCATGTGATTGCCTCTTCCATCGTAAATACAGTGGAAAGACTTGATAATGACGGTACAATCCGTACCCTTGCGGCAGGCGGCTTTAAGGATATTACCAGAATAGCCTCTTCAAGCCCCTTGGTATGGGCCTCCATATCCATGGAAAATAAAGAAAAAATAATAGCGCTTTTAGACGAATTTGAGAAGGAAATTCATCTGTATAAGAATTTTCTTGCTAATGATAATTACACCGAGGTGGAAACCTTCTTCAGCAAAGCAAAGGCGTACCGAGATAAGTTTATTTCAGAACAGGAAGACAGTTTTAATCATATAACGTGA
- the hisC gene encoding histidinol-phosphate transaminase: MENMKYRKALDRISPYAFGKTMEDIKKEYHLERLYRLMANENPYGSSEGVKDAIISAISDISSYPDGKDQELIKIISEKYGVNREQIVFGNGTEELIYLLSKVFIDKGTNMITADNTFFAYEAGAALMDGEIIRVPLKDHKFDLEKIAESVNENTRLIFLCNPNNPTGTIYTEEEQIKFLDKIPAHIPVVLDEAYGEFTDEKQFPDSFKMLPKYKNIIILKTFSKIYGLASLRIGYAISSPEIAELIHKTRTVFNVSSSAFSAAAAAIKDQNFIAMVRENNNKTLDYLYSALDEMGLSYIPTNTNFMMIDIKDDGVEVTKELMKKGYLVRPGAVFNNMKSYLRISIGKIEDMKGFIEALKIVLRR, from the coding sequence ATGGAAAATATGAAATATCGCAAGGCCTTGGATAGAATAAGCCCTTATGCCTTCGGAAAAACCATGGAAGACATAAAGAAAGAATATCATTTAGAAAGGCTTTATCGCCTTATGGCCAACGAAAACCCCTATGGCTCATCTGAAGGGGTAAAGGACGCTATCATATCCGCCATAAGCGATATCTCTTCTTATCCTGACGGAAAAGACCAAGAATTAATTAAGATAATCTCTGAAAAATACGGAGTAAACAGAGAACAGATTGTATTCGGAAACGGAACGGAAGAGCTGATATATCTTCTTTCCAAAGTATTTATTGATAAAGGCACAAATATGATTACGGCCGATAATACATTTTTTGCCTATGAGGCAGGGGCCGCCCTTATGGACGGAGAAATTATCAGAGTCCCCCTGAAAGACCATAAATTTGACCTTGAAAAAATCGCAGAAAGCGTAAATGAAAACACCAGGCTTATATTCCTCTGCAACCCAAATAATCCAACAGGAACCATCTATACAGAAGAGGAGCAGATTAAATTCCTTGATAAAATACCTGCGCATATTCCTGTTGTTTTAGACGAGGCTTACGGAGAATTTACCGATGAAAAGCAGTTTCCGGATTCATTTAAAATGCTTCCTAAATATAAAAACATTATTATATTAAAAACCTTTTCAAAGATTTACGGCCTTGCATCTTTAAGAATAGGCTATGCCATTTCCTCTCCTGAAATAGCAGAACTTATCCACAAAACAAGAACCGTCTTCAACGTAAGCTCCTCTGCTTTCTCCGCCGCTGCCGCAGCAATCAAGGACCAAAATTTTATAGCCATGGTAAGAGAAAATAACAATAAAACTCTTGACTATTTATATTCCGCTCTTGATGAAATGGGCCTTTCCTACATACCTACAAATACCAACTTTATGATGATAGATATTAAAGACGATGGTGTAGAAGTAACAAAAGAGCTTATGAAAAAAGGCTATTTAGTTCGCCCGGGGGCAGTATTTAACAATATGAAAAGCTATCTAAGAATAAGCATTGGAAAAATCGAGGACATGAAAGGCTTTATAGAAGCATTAAAAATTGTATTGAGAAGGTAA
- the fusA gene encoding elongation factor G produces the protein MKVYSANQIRNIVVLGHSGSGKTTLVEAALNVSGVTSRIGKVDEGNTVSDYEAEEIRRKVSINTSIIPIEWKENKINFIDTPGYFDFAGEVKEALAAADLALIVVSAKSGIEVGTEKAWEYATEAGIPKIIFVNNMDDENADFDKVVEDMKEAFGKSVAPLQVPFKENGKFTGFVNAIKKAGRKYVEGRTQECDVPAGMEGEVELMHSMISEAVAETDDALLEKFFEEEPFTVEEIEAGVKAGLLDGSVTPVFCGVANATLGVRVLLNSILQFAHSPEEFRPEMTVVNPKNDEEITIQCNDKEPFAAFVFKTIADPYVGRLSLLRVFSGKLKKDDIMYNTKKDSTEKAGQLFVMRGKEQLPVEELKAGDIGAIAKLNSAETQDTLCAKDRPVLFPDIVFPPSLLSMALAPKAKGDEDKISQAFAKLLEEDKTLKLEVNPETKQTVVSGIGDTHLDVLVNKLRTKYKLEVELSDPIIPFREMIKGKVKVQGKYKKQSGGHGQYGDVHIEFEPSGDLTKDYIFEEKIFGGAVPRQYFPAVEKGIQESVKAGPMAGYPVVGLKATLVDGSYHAVDSSEMAFKMATSMAFKDGFMKAKPAILEPIAKVIITVPDDYTGDVMGDMNKRRGRILGMEKVGKKQVISAEAPMAEMFKYSTDLRSMTQGRGEYTLEFDRYEEASKEVQDKIVAQRKAEMEKEK, from the coding sequence ATGAAGGTTTATTCTGCCAACCAAATCAGAAACATTGTTGTGCTTGGACATAGCGGCAGCGGAAAGACGACTCTTGTTGAAGCGGCCCTTAACGTATCCGGTGTAACAAGCCGTATAGGTAAGGTAGACGAAGGAAACACTGTAAGTGATTATGAAGCTGAAGAAATTCGCAGAAAAGTTTCTATAAACACATCAATTATTCCTATAGAATGGAAGGAGAATAAAATCAATTTTATTGATACTCCGGGATATTTTGACTTTGCTGGAGAGGTTAAGGAAGCTCTTGCCGCGGCAGATTTGGCTCTTATTGTTGTTTCCGCAAAATCTGGAATAGAGGTAGGGACCGAAAAAGCATGGGAATATGCAACCGAAGCTGGAATCCCTAAAATAATATTCGTAAACAATATGGACGACGAAAACGCCGATTTTGATAAAGTAGTTGAAGATATGAAAGAAGCATTCGGAAAGAGCGTAGCGCCTTTGCAGGTTCCCTTTAAGGAAAACGGCAAATTCACAGGTTTCGTTAATGCTATAAAGAAGGCCGGCAGAAAGTATGTTGAAGGAAGAACACAGGAATGTGACGTTCCTGCCGGCATGGAAGGCGAAGTTGAATTAATGCATTCCATGATTTCCGAGGCTGTTGCAGAAACAGACGATGCCCTTTTGGAAAAATTCTTTGAAGAAGAGCCCTTTACTGTAGAAGAAATTGAAGCTGGGGTTAAAGCCGGTCTTTTAGACGGAAGCGTTACTCCTGTATTCTGCGGTGTTGCAAACGCTACCTTAGGCGTAAGAGTGCTTCTGAACTCTATTTTACAGTTTGCTCATTCACCGGAAGAATTCAGACCTGAAATGACGGTTGTAAATCCTAAAAATGATGAAGAAATAACCATTCAATGTAACGACAAGGAGCCCTTTGCGGCTTTCGTATTTAAAACTATTGCAGACCCTTATGTAGGTCGTTTAAGTCTTTTAAGAGTATTCTCAGGAAAGCTTAAAAAAGACGATATTATGTATAACACTAAAAAAGACAGTACGGAAAAAGCAGGCCAGCTTTTTGTTATGAGGGGTAAAGAGCAGCTTCCCGTAGAGGAATTAAAAGCCGGAGATATCGGTGCCATAGCAAAGCTTAACAGCGCCGAAACCCAGGATACGCTCTGCGCTAAGGATAGGCCTGTGTTATTCCCTGATATAGTATTTCCCCCTTCACTTCTTTCCATGGCCCTTGCTCCTAAGGCCAAAGGCGACGAAGATAAAATATCTCAGGCTTTTGCAAAGCTTCTGGAAGAAGATAAAACCCTTAAGCTTGAGGTGAATCCGGAGACAAAGCAGACGGTGGTATCCGGCATCGGCGATACCCATCTTGATGTTCTCGTGAATAAGCTCAGAACGAAATATAAACTTGAAGTGGAGCTTTCCGACCCTATCATTCCTTTCAGGGAAATGATTAAAGGCAAGGTTAAAGTTCAAGGCAAATATAAAAAGCAATCCGGCGGCCATGGCCAGTATGGTGATGTTCATATTGAATTCGAGCCTTCAGGGGACCTTACGAAGGATTATATTTTCGAAGAAAAGATATTCGGCGGTGCCGTTCCTCGCCAGTATTTCCCGGCTGTTGAAAAAGGAATACAAGAGTCTGTTAAAGCAGGCCCTATGGCAGGCTATCCCGTTGTAGGCCTTAAGGCTACCCTTGTAGACGGAAGCTATCATGCCGTAGACTCTTCTGAAATGGCCTTTAAAATGGCTACCAGCATGGCTTTTAAAGATGGTTTCATGAAGGCGAAGCCAGCCATCTTAGAGCCTATTGCCAAAGTTATAATTACCGTTCCGGACGATTATACGGGAGATGTAATGGGCGATATGAATAAGCGCAGAGGCCGTATCCTCGGTATGGAGAAGGTAGGCAAGAAGCAGGTGATTTCCGCTGAGGCGCCTATGGCTGAAATGTTTAAATATTCCACAGACCTTAGAAGCATGACTCAGGGCAGGGGAGAATATACCCTTGAATTTGACAGATATGAAGAAGCTTCTAAAGAGGTTCAGGATAAGATTGTTGCCCAAAGAAAAGCTGAAATGGAAAAAGAGAAGTAA
- a CDS encoding antibiotic biosynthesis monooxygenase family protein: protein MTGSFSEIKLFQVKPDKLAEFEDLIASVAEAQKQQPGCLGVKYMKRFFTIDGIEMGNPPRELTRIVKCVKYFSYWEFDNKESYGKAIKWFFDDYGKEIQRLLIMPFDINCGNTVY from the coding sequence ATGACGGGTAGTTTTTCTGAAATTAAGTTATTTCAGGTCAAACCCGATAAGCTGGCTGAGTTTGAAGACCTAATAGCAAGTGTTGCAGAGGCGCAAAAGCAGCAGCCAGGTTGTCTTGGCGTAAAATATATGAAGCGGTTTTTTACGATTGATGGAATTGAAATGGGGAACCCCCCGAGAGAATTGACAAGGATTGTAAAATGCGTCAAATATTTTTCCTATTGGGAGTTTGATAATAAAGAAAGCTATGGAAAAGCAATTAAATGGTTCTTTGATGATTATGGGAAAGAAATTCAAAGGCTGCTTATTATGCCATTTGATATCAACTGCGGAAATACCGTTTATTAA
- a CDS encoding flavin reductase family protein yields MQKHSLAPQRGFFPQPSYLIGTFKDDGAPNFALITWITFCSANPPMLMFASRGRKLTRELVEKNGVFSANLVTTKMMYLADYFGNTSGYERNKCEDIGVNYTKGNVLRIPVLEESPWVYECKLVETIRNNDGCIYIGEVKNILVDEAVEDISYGKIDMISMDPLIYAPGQYYNLSSSVGSVGYSKNNQ; encoded by the coding sequence ATGCAAAAGCATTCATTAGCACCACAAAGGGGCTTTTTCCCCCAGCCATCATATTTAATCGGTACTTTTAAAGATGACGGCGCTCCTAATTTTGCCTTAATCACCTGGATAACATTCTGTTCGGCTAATCCTCCAATGCTGATGTTTGCGTCAAGAGGGAGAAAGCTTACTCGTGAACTTGTCGAAAAAAATGGGGTGTTTTCAGCAAATCTTGTTACAACTAAAATGATGTACTTAGCAGATTATTTTGGAAATACCTCAGGATATGAGAGAAATAAATGTGAAGATATTGGCGTTAATTATACAAAAGGGAATGTTTTGCGTATTCCGGTATTAGAAGAATCTCCATGGGTATATGAATGTAAGCTTGTTGAAACGATAAGAAATAATGATGGATGCATATACATAGGGGAGGTTAAAAATATATTGGTAGATGAAGCCGTAGAAGATATTTCTTATGGCAAAATTGACATGATTTCAATGGACCCTTTAATATATGCTCCCGGCCAATATTATAATTTATCGTCAAGCGTCGGTTCTGTTGGATATTCTAAAAACAATCAATAA